The Schistocerca piceifrons isolate TAMUIC-IGC-003096 chromosome 11, iqSchPice1.1, whole genome shotgun sequence genome includes the window CACTGAGCGAACTAAATCAGGGAAAACTGCATTCTCATATGTGTAGACGAATTTGAGCAAACGACATTCAGCCGTGTTTGGTTGGTAAACTTTACTCGGTGTCTACAGTGCCTCTGAAGTTCCTGCAAAAGTTAAGAAACACGTGATTTCTAATCTCTTCTTCTGCATGACTTTACTTGCTTCTTAATTACTGTAAACTGGGGTTACTTTGTGACAGGTTTTGTGGTTTTTCACATGCTCCTTCGAAGTGAGCAAAGATATTGATGTCTTCCCAGTCTCAAATGATTGCTTTAACCTTCCTCTATCCAAAAAGGACTATAAGACATTTGAAAAATGACTAGGTCTTTTAAGGAAGACATCTAAAGTTGTCCTAATTTTACCCCGTCAAGGTGTATAACTTTGGGATGGCTACGTTTTTGCTATATTTCAAACAGGAAAGTAGGGTTTGTCCTAATGTTACCCAAATAGatgttgtttcatagcttttattGTTACATAAAACTAGAAATACAGGTATAAAAAAAATTGCTGATAAAATTAAAGATGAAAAATACAGATACAATGACACATTTGTAAAAACACATGCAAATCTTAATGAATGACTGTTTCGAAACCCTGTATAGTCGTCAACATAAAACATTTAAAGGATCTAAACATCGCCTGAATAAATTGCCAGCTCAGGAATGGTAAAAATCTCTCGACGGCTTAACTGTTGAGGAGTATTAATGCTTTGAAGAACCTCATGTATGTTGTAGACAATATCATCAGTCTTTCTAGGCCACTTCCAAtgagaaccagttttcatcattgCACTGACACGAATTTCACAGTCACTTACAATTTCAGTTATTTTTCCTTGATAGGGTCCCCCCTCAAAATTCACAATTACAAATTGTCCTTCATTTAAATCTTCGATTTCTAGGTGAGAAACCTCAGATACCGGTATCCTGCTTCCTTCGTGCATAGCGATGGTACCGGTGAATacacactgaaatcttctgatcGTAGGCTGTCATCTGTATCTTGGAGGGACATCACATCTTCTCCATCAGAGTCGGAGttacctgtcacttcttcttgcctACCTCgtcctctcagcttgggctggctTGCCTTCGATGTAGATGGTACAGATTCTTCTACCTCTTCTGCAGAGATACTTTTGTCTGGTGGAACGGTCCGTTTCTTTCGCCTTTTTGTCTGAAGGGGTTTGGTAAGCTCTTCACTGCGCTTCTCAATTTTCTCCAAGAAAGTGTCTCCTAGAGCTGCAGTTTCCTCAACTGACATCCCTTGTGATGGCAGTCTCTTGAGGACTTGTTCCCTGTTGGCAGGATACAATCCAGACTTACGAAAACCACTCTGCAAGTTGACGTGAGAGCCAGAGCTGAGAAGGTCGTTTCACAACTTTTTTAGAAGGCGAGGAAATTGACCCTTTGGCACCGATGTGCAGCGACTTCCAGCAAAGGATGCTTTCCAGTTGGAAAGAACCTTCCTCCAGCGGACCTTCATTGGCCGAAAATAGGTCACATCGAGAGGCTGCAGCAGATGAGTTGCATTTGGGGGCAAAGCAGTGAACTTTATATTACGTTGTTCACAAAGGTGCTGCACTTGTATATTGACATGGGAGCTTAAGTTGTCTCCAATTAGCACATTCACGCCATCTTGGCGGCGCAAAGGGGGCAACATGAGGTACATAAACCAGTCTTCAAAAGTATGGCCATCGAACCATCCAGATTTGGACCTATTGTAACGAGCTTCTGGCGGTCCATTCTCAGTCCATGTCGTCCataatttttctgctttataaGTGACGTACAGGGGCGCCACGTTGCCGGCAGCCATTCCCGCAAACCATAATCGAGGTACTTTCAGGATACTTCGTCCCCCCTTTATTAATGATCTTGTCCCATACCTGCCAACCTTCAAAAACCAAAAATCAGGAGATATGAAAGATCAAAAAGCTGTGACTCATTTTTGTATACAGCTAAGACAACTGAAAAGTTTTCCTTTATGGCGCCACAAAGCTATATAATGGctaaaaaaacatacagaaacatTGGAAATACCCAAAATGTTGATTCCGTAACCGTTATTTGTAGTTTCGCCCAGCTAATTGCTGTTAGGTTGGGATGTTTTTTGGCAttagaaaaaaaacctgtgattgcCGTAAAACAGCATCGACCATATTGTTCTGTGACACACATGAAAACTGTAAAAATAGGCTTGCCAACTGGTTCTCCGGTGTATGCTGAAATCTTACACAaccacttcttttttatttttcagggGCAGCATCTACTTTCTCCTCGTAAGATTTCACCATGTTATATCTCTGCATGTTCAAAGTTAGCTAGTATTACACATTTCCAGGAAACTATGTCATTACAGAAATTCGTAAAATTCTCATATTTAACTCTACCTATGTAGCCTCTTAGTATTCAGTATTAGCGAGAAACATTGGAACAATCGTGAGAACATATACAACACTACCTTTCTTCTCACAGGTGAAGTAGAAGCTGCTTTTGCAGTAGAAAACATTGCAGAATctgaataataatgatgatgtactAACAAACTAAAACAGTTACCAAACAAAATAGTAGTTCACTCTTAAAATGTTTCGAGATAATACACATTAGTTTTCTCACTTATTTAACAATGTTGTAATCCGTTCACATCAAGGTCTATCATTTCCTCCTTAATTAAATTTCCAATACATGAAGAGGGTGGAGAAAATATTGCAACACACAGGTATAATTATCTTTTCACGAAACACTTCACATTTCTGTTAATTTATGGAATTGAATGTTGAAGACTTAGCCTTTCTGAGAAATTCTTTGTTGAAGTTTTGCTGAAAGCAGTCACCCTGTAGTCTTGATTTTACTGTCAACAATCTCTCCAAATTTTCATCACCGGTAGATCATCTAAACTGTGTCCTTGTTTTAGTTACTTGACTAAATATCCTCTCACATTCTGCATTACTATGAGGGACCGTTACTAACATAACACgaattaatttgtaaaattttaggCTCCCATCACTATTTCTTAGTTTTCCTATCAGAGACCAGTGCACATCCATTCTTTCTTCCCTTAAGATTTCATCCGGTATGACATATATCTGAAATACACAAAACTGGGATTGTACTTCATCCATGGCATCATGCTGTTTTCCTGCATCTGCGTTCAAATGatacagtggaaactcgattaaccgtcatcttcGGGACCGTGGTCGTGACGGTTGAGCGAATACATGGATAACAGAAACACTCTATTCCTCagtcaattattttatgtatagacacatatcactctcacagtaatataatgatatttcggagcgaaaacaaattaaacacgattgtaatcatcatcatttattgccttatcgggcctttaaggggggacgtacacgaaactgcagtaattttaaaagtattttataaaactctaattttttaagataatcaatccaaatttggtacagttattaagaaATGTTATGCGCATATGAacctaaattttcatttttattgaccttttacatctttaattattaacaattaattttttttcaacaatgtaattacaaatgttccttttttgagaaaactgtgagagcaatgttaatgaatttttgtacacactttcataccaaataattacaaaactctgtggagcagaatttttatatcttcttttgttcagtttttacgggtctcccaatttccctgaaaaataatatatcaaatttaaggaatattttctaccataaataccttactattttattaaatgaaaattccttccacagaatttttcactatagtactgactagtcatataccaaatttcacttctctaccttttgtggtttttgagaaaaaggtacataaagttataaaaatgtaagttacgggAAAACTGAATCAATGATTTGATAGTGTTTGTATTAGGTCTTACCGTCTCTGTGTGAACTAGTGCAAGCCATATGCATACTCCTCTTCATCTGCAAGCAGTCTCTTCTTTGCTTGTCTTCTTTGGTTAACCTGCTGTTCAATTTTATTGGCTGTAATATCAGCCGCAGCAACTCTTTTGTCATCGATGTCCTTCAATATTGAATAGGTGAAAGCTCCTGGATGAAATCTTAGCCTCTGTAGAGTTTTTATTCTTCCAAGATTACCAttgttaaaaactaaacaagcatcatatgcagcaatttcaacaataattgttgaaacaaatgttgtttttgGGCAACGTTTCCAAATCAGTgagttgtaactttcattagggttttgtgtctttccatgcacACACTTTCGTAGGAGGTCTGGCTCTGCTAAACACCTAAATGTTGGTTTTATAGCACTTAAAACAGCCACAGGTaaactgtgcttgtgtgaatagTTCATGCCATCACGCTCAGCCTGCTTGAATTTGCAccacgatatgtcacacaaattatGTACAGGTTTGTCATCTGTGGatagtttatgaaaataaatagacCACACAGCCTTCTGCATGTTATTCAAATTTCCACTGTTGTCCCTTATTGCCTTGCCATAGTACACTTGTAAAGAAtgaatttctttgtctgtgagTCTGTTGGGACCACCTAaaagttttccatcctcaagtttcCTGCCCTTCAATTCAcgtttcaattttaaaagtctgcctcccattcgtttttgcacatgtccaacacattccaacttttctatagcACAATGGGGACCATAAGGTTCACTTTCCAAAACAGTTTTGAAGGAGCTGgagtcaccatcaccaaggtattttgtGTATCTAACACCGTACTTTTCCACACTTCGATGGAACATAAGTTTCATAGCTGCAGGTTCCATTCCACCACTAGAACCAGAATAATTTCTACAGCACACTTTCTTGTGTTCAACCTgccacttattttcttccacttcaccaGCTCTCTTTCCGAGTACACAGCTATAGCAATATTTGCTCATTACCTGAACGTCAAGAATTTTTCCAGTATCAACACTAATGACAGATGATACTCCATACAGTGATGTATGTCCACGCTTCATCCACGTTCCATCACATGACACACACAAATCGGTGTCTGGCGTGTTATCTGCTTCTGTCTTTAGTTCACTATTCATCTTCACAGCTTCCTTTGCAGAGGACTTCAAGTTTTCTTCCACTTCCTCTTGAAGAGCACTTAGCAGTGTTTTATTTCCAGTGGTGTACCTAGCACTTGGTTGTGGCATGTTCATGATCCCACAAAACAGTCTGGTACCTTCCCTGCCTATGCCCAAACATCTCATGCCATATATTAAACGCATATTTGCTTCATATATCCGGTTACTTGATGCCGAAGTTCTAAAAGCAGTGTCTGAATGACAGCTTTCACAAGTAAGATGCAACATACACACTATTCCAATTCTGTTTTCTTCGTCATATAATCTCAAACTTTTTGCACCACAGTCAGCACATACACAAGCAGATGATATAATATCAGATAGTATTTTCAAATCAATAAGCCTAAAACCACTAGTAGCTTGAGTGTCTGAGCCACAATCATCAAGTGATTGACAGCTGTCAATTTTCCTTCTCGAAGCACTCGCTTTCTTGGTTGAAGTATCGTTTCCATTTGTTATTATGGGGCTGGTTTTCAAGTTGTCTTTACTACATCGAGAAGCTTGACACTTTCTAACCTTTTTAAACACCTTACTAGAACGCGGCATGCTGCAAAATATAATAACAAGTCTACTTACAACTTTCGTAAAAATGTATTCCAAACAAACACTCGTAAACAAACGCTATAAATCAAAGAATATAAAACCAGCGGCAGAGATATTATTCCACAGCCTTCTTGATGTAGTACACAAACGTTCCCTGCATTGTGACtgcacaaaactggaaaaaaacgcagtatAAATAGATATACGAGAGGATGAAGACCAAGATGGGGGGGCGTCGCCCTGtgcaagctattacaaattattatttttttcccccttagaagcggaattggaacgtaatatttggtaattgaaatttcaataccatgtagtaaatgaagagccaataaaatttttttcacaaatttggtcattttcatgtacgtccccccttaaggcctacagcaagaagaacaaaaggaaaagtaaagacaaaaagacttacaaaagtactctatacagtagtaaaagttacatatgtacattacagcttaaagaaaaacgaaaaaataaacagggcattcaatcaaaggtttaaaaggcaagagggatacattacagaaacaaaaaaaacaaaaaaaaacacacacgcagtgtctgtcaattacacgagaggagggagctgttgcagatggcagtccatctcatccggtcgttggcgtcctcctccacggctgctggttccacttcttttaggatcgttgttatcctatccttccatcgagttcttgggcgtcctctagggcgttttcctgtgggttgagagtggaggactctgtttggaagggatccgtctgcccgtaggatgtggccaaaccattggagtctcttctgcgccaatattcgtccaatgtgtggctttccataccgctggtataaatcttctttttttcttcgttcccatttaccttccatggcattgtagatgggtccatatatcttccgaagtaccttcctttcaaatgcacatattgcttcttctgctgttgctgatgttgcccaagtttcacagccgtataaaagtactggtctcaccagtgtcgtgtataggtggatcttgttcttctgcgatatcagccgagatctgaaaagattgttcaggctaaagaacatgcgattagcatttgttatacgttgctgtacttctttcgttacttcacttctatttgttagtatggagcccaggtacttgaactcttcaactcgttcgaaggtatgcctgtcgacatcaatggaaggagggagatctcggcggcgtgatacaacaagatatttagttttttcctcgttcaccaccagcccaattttctctgcattgtggaggaatcgggaagtatccctgcgtacttgctctagagtgtcgccaaggatcacaacatcatcagcaaatgccaagattgtgtctgctcccaccatctccatctctctggttcgacaagtgtcacggcttactttttccagggccaaattgaataatattggcgccaatggatctccttgtctcaatccattttgtatactgaatgatggtgatagttgattaccaaaccgcacttgggccgtagactgagagtagcaagcagcaattaagcggatgtattttgatgggatgccaagttcctctaacgtttcccataacgtggcgcggtcaatgctgtcataagcttgtcgaaaatcgatgaagatgaggtgtagatccttattgaattcgtagaatttttctatcaactgcctcagagtaaatatgtgatcaattgtcgatcgtccagcaacgaacccacattgataggtccctacaattccttcagccagtggtttcatgcggtttagtagcagtgttgtaaaaactttgtagccaatttcaagtaacgaaatccctcggtagttggatacatgagtagcatctcccttcttgaatatgggacatatgattgctcccttccattcctcaggaataacttctgcttcccagatggtagaaattaatcgtttcaaagcacccaccagtgtttcccctcccaagcgaagcatctcagctgtgataccactacctcctggagccttgttgttcttgagtgcttttagggcaacactgatttcttcctcagatggttcagggacttcaactctgtcaaaacgggcatccgtctgtgttgtccctactggtgggttgtcgggattcaataggttttcaaaatgttttttatccctgctgttctgttcacttttacttgacatatatactgttcgggtcaatatgacccgacatatcaaaatgctttagaaacataaattttggtacagttttagctatcgacattgttgttctattccagtaccttgttagtaataataataataataataataataataataatggtaataataataataataacaatgcatacaactttattgagggatatttttcatttaaatatgcacataaatttgaaacaacagacagtttccattacaggcattcaacttagaaagcactacagtttttccatacttctattcttattgttgacagtttagacgtaagtattgacattttctaacaacagacagttgtcattacagatattcatcttagagcacactacagtacagaacacactacagtttttttattacattccaacatagaaagcactacaactttagaatcctctcttcttactgattgtagtttaggcacaagtattcacataaatttgaaacaacagaattttcaatacaatcatcttataaaatactacagttcttttcttactgcttgcactgtggacacaagtaggttacatgtttcttgcaaatatgtttactacattttccacacaccatgtttgttttattgtcattacttgatggacagaacttacagcgtgcacgttttgtagattttcttgttgttaccgattctgacacaccacccacatcattcgggttttggatgcttgtgaccattctcaaagaatcttctgttcttgggaaatgcgttcttgatgcaatatgttcttttatcagtgactttccaagttcctccaagaatattctccttctagtcaatttgcttgcattccaattagggtcaaccgaaatccacaaaacgtatgcattataagcagaaacatcaagaatattgtagaaaactatcattggccacctattactttttcgtttgcatgtatatgtacctaataactgatcaagcgtgtctacagcacctttggttgaattatagtccaaaatcatttttggcttcttatcagccctgtcactgatttccgcatcatggtggagagtgctcataagtacaacattcttgtgtctcttaggaatataattaaccacagtagtgtcatttgtgaagtaaaatgaagagctgtgtacctccttgttggtcattttgtgtggaagctccggcttatttttccgtatagttcccaacatagtcaatttccttttcagaagcagctgccccaaattgtacgacgtaaaaaagttgtcacacgtgatattctgaccacgtaactcagaagtgagatcagataccaccctcattccctgatttctttctggtgccgctccactcacctttcctgtataaatttgggctttcagtacgtatgaagttttgctgtcacacatggtccatattttgatcccatattttgccggtttacttgggatatactgcttgaatggacagcgacctctaaatgctactaactgctcgtcaacagtaacattttctcctggattatacagtttaggaaggacctctacccacttctcccaaatactacgaattgcggcaagtttgtcagtacgtcgtctttcctctctagtagatttcttgtcaaatcgcaggacacgtgatatcttacagaatgtttcatgagacatggttgctcgaaatatgtttcgcccagtatctttatcccacaaactttttgtagactccccatgagatcgatatacacccgctaggagtaagagtcctaagtatgcatggaaaacagaaccatcaatatctgtccactgttcaccataaactcgctgcccttcaatatttgtcatctctattatttcattttgaagcgctgtgtgaaatactgcttcaaatgaacattttacatcagatattctgctgactgcatacctggtaactcctggggtactcttgatgatgttcgaagctggtaggcgaccatgttgtgctggtggatgcaactgccattctatattcccatttttagaaagaaaagtctctacactattttgtatgggctgtggactgtcgtaactgtcatcggaacactcgctttcagatgcattgctgatgtgatcttcaaactcagaaagtgatccttcatctggtgaggcatttactatttcttccaactcacgatcattcaatggtctcatcgccatggtgtcacaagtcaaactgggcagaaacaaagcattccaattattgagaactgccaattattatttcctggggaaagcaacaaacaagcccattgttgtgaacgcatggagctttaggtgattgttgagagtaagttggaatgatgcagtcactattcccacacaacacaacaaaaataattttcgccatttccagattttagaaataaatacgagttacactaaacatatttgtgtcgggtcattatgacccgaacattacatatgcaactattacagttgaagcccaaacttcttaaacttttttaaaaccttttaaaacacatgctgctcatccattttcagacaaagtcacaaagtttcataaatatatattggtatttacataatgtaaaataacgttcatattcgtttcgggtcatatagacccgaacagaacagcagggttaaatagggttgcttgctcttctggcggtacaacttcacccgtctcattcgttaggaccaatgtacgttgtctgtatgcgcctctggcgaatcttgaggcctggaaaaacgagcgtgacgactttgcttcttcgactgcaatcaacagacttttgtggtggtcccgtttcttctttctcatgagttggtccgtgttacgcctcgcttcgtagtaagctacccttgcttcttccgagagttgctgtagccattttatcctcttcgctgatctaatctcaacagattctcgacattgttcatcgaaccaaggtttacttcttcgttttgcatcgcaaactagttcttcatttgcactttctaacactgcattcctcagcagcatccatgcgttctccacactggtagggttctctgttattgtgagatgttctgcaattttttcttgatagcgctgtctcacttctacatctttcaacttattcttgtcgaagcggaccatcatttcagaatttcttctccacatggttgaaagtttcagacgtagtttgactaccactaagaaatggtctgaattcatatctgccccgcgaaaggatcttacatgctcgacactacaatgatgtcttcggtcaacaagaacgtgatcgatctggttcatcgtacttccatctggggatatgcaggttactttatgcactgctttgcgggggaagtatgtgcttctaacgatcattctccttgtatcggcaaggttaattaatttgataccattctcgttgcttgtttcatggatactatcaggccctatcgttggacgatactgcacttctcttcccacttgggcattgaagtctcccattatcaactgaattgagtgtcttgggagtttgtctactacattctctagttctagatagaagttattctttgtttcttcatcggcATCCTCTGATGGGGCATGACAGTTGACTAGGCAGATCTTATATGGTTTAGCGTGTAAAATCATCCAACAGATTCGGTCGTTTACAGGAGACCATTTGTTGACAGCCGATATCATTTTATTGTGTACAGCAAAACCAACTCCAGAAGTCCAGGCTGGGCTTAGCTCATTGCTGTTAAAGAGCGTGTGAGTATCTCCAATCTTCATAACACCCTGAGGAAGTCTTGTTTCTTGAATTGCTGCCACTATGCATTGATATTTACTCAGTTCTCCTCCAAGTTGTTTCATTCCCCCCGTCATGATTgaccttacattccatgttccaattctaaatccagaaaatccatttacgtatccagtttcgtcaccattttgatccgtccagtttttccttttgtctttttctttaaccagaatcttTTTTTTACAGAGGATGGGGGGTTGGCCCATCCTctaaccctcctcctttctcatccgggcttgggaccggcaatggcgattgtaatagcaaataaaactattacatgataaaaacatccgtacagtagctacaaaagttgcaaaatacgtaatgtacagtactgtactataaacttacaggtgaaatagtttatctGGCTTGGAAATAGTCAGTCAATTTCTTGTGCCTTTTTCATGTTCGAGATTTCACCgcggcaatatttcgtatttttcggagcagtagtgcctgcgttgcattagcctcttcttgactttcaaaccatTCTATACACTTGGACAGCATTGTTTCGGCTTCTGAAAggctaatagtttgtttttcttcatggtttgaacactcgtcttcatcagccccttcttcttcttcttcttcttctttggtggcacttacgctggcaacaatttcgtcatcactcaaaatttgaaaacccccgtccactttgtcacactctaaccactctgatactacttctgacgtcaaatttgtgctgatttgtatattattgcacaaattgaccatCTCGTCAACTGTCACACATTCAGGCTCCTCACCTTTAGGTTGAGGCCAAAGTTTATTCTTGCCGTTCTTGAGATTTGACACTGACAAATCACTCCATGCATTGGCAACATTGAAAATGacatctttaatactgtaagacctccaaaactcttttacagATGCTGATTCATCAGATGAGAGCAAACTTCCGATAAGTATTTTTCTATAACGACGTTTCATGTTTTCGATGgttccctgatccatgggctgtataagtgaagctgtgtttgctggaaggaagagacatgttatgtaggcgtcatcacttttcatttcacaagtagggtgcgttggggcattgt containing:
- the LOC124720179 gene encoding uncharacterized protein LOC124720179: MPRSSKVFKKVRKCQASRCSKDNLKTSPIITNGNDTSTKKASASRRKIDSCQSLDDCGSDTQATSGFRLIDLKILSDIISSACVCADCGAKSLRLYDEENRIGIVCMLHLTCESCHSDTAFRTSASSNRIYEANMRLIYGMRCLGIGREGTRLFCGIMNMPQPSARYTTGNKTLLSALQEEVEENLKSSAKEAVKMNSELKTEADNTPDTDLCVSCDGTWMKRGHTSLYGVSSVISVDTGKILDVQVMSKYCYSCVLGKRAGEVEENKWQVEHKKVCCRNYSGSSGGMEPAAMKLMFHRSVEKYGVRYTKYLGDGDSSSFKTVLESEPYGPHCAIEKLECVGHVQKRMGGRLLKLKRELKGRKLEDGKLLGGPNRLTDKEIHSLQVYYGKAIRDNSGNLNNMQKAVWSIYFHKLSTDDKPVHNLCDISWCKFKQAERDGMNYSHKHSLPVAVLSAIKPTFRCLAEPDLLRKCVHGKTQNPNESYNSLIWKRCPKTTFVSTIIVEIAAYDACLVFNNGNLGRIKTLQRLRFHPGAFTYSILKDIDDKRVAAADITANKIEQQVNQRRQAKKRLLADEEEYAYGLH